Proteins found in one Pseudomonadota bacterium genomic segment:
- a CDS encoding GGDEF domain-containing protein: MGLFSRNRHAAADPPPVPDTAPAATTAAATDQALDTLAAVVRAYGNHGFDIEAMAAAELARRCEAWTRHILTGTPAPLNDDAQEADAEQAAPLEQRRWADLQQFLRRHRRDEQAAVQSSAEGMRGLIGELTNGLRSAITDDSSKDELVARELAALGSAVEGNSLAQIRTQLAQTVDIVSRVIRERHARYEAQLQTMSERVHSLRNDLLSIREKASLDALTRVHNRGAFDEVLARQIDYSFLAGQTTVLLMLDLDHFKQINDSYGHPAGDEVLRATANAIVRAFPRRSDFIARYGGEEFALILVDVEPGDTAALGERLLHAVREMVVHHQDVEITLTCSIGIAVCTRQDTAESLLCRADRALYRAKQNGRDRVELGTAEPDCQLPS, from the coding sequence ATGGGATTGTTCTCCAGGAATAGGCACGCTGCCGCCGACCCGCCGCCGGTACCGGATACGGCACCGGCTGCCACGACAGCGGCTGCGACCGACCAGGCGCTGGACACGCTCGCCGCCGTCGTGCGCGCCTACGGCAATCACGGCTTCGATATCGAGGCCATGGCAGCCGCCGAGCTGGCGCGCCGCTGCGAGGCCTGGACCCGGCACATCCTGACCGGCACGCCCGCCCCGCTCAACGACGACGCCCAGGAAGCCGACGCGGAACAGGCCGCTCCCCTGGAGCAGCGGCGCTGGGCCGACCTGCAACAGTTTCTGCGCCGCCACCGCCGCGACGAACAGGCTGCCGTTCAAAGCAGCGCGGAGGGCATGCGCGGGCTGATCGGCGAATTGACCAACGGCCTGCGCAGCGCGATCACCGATGACAGCTCGAAGGACGAGCTGGTCGCCCGCGAACTGGCGGCACTGGGCTCGGCCGTGGAAGGCAATTCACTGGCCCAGATACGCACGCAGCTCGCGCAAACCGTCGATATCGTATCCCGCGTGATTCGCGAGCGCCACGCCCGCTACGAAGCGCAGCTGCAGACCATGAGCGAGCGCGTCCACAGTCTGCGGAACGACCTGCTGAGCATACGCGAAAAGGCCAGCCTCGATGCGCTGACCCGCGTGCACAACCGCGGCGCCTTCGACGAGGTACTGGCCCGGCAGATCGACTACTCGTTCCTGGCCGGTCAGACCACGGTACTGCTGATGCTCGACCTGGATCACTTCAAGCAGATCAACGACAGCTACGGGCATCCTGCCGGCGACGAAGTGCTGCGGGCCACGGCCAATGCAATCGTGCGCGCATTCCCCCGGCGCTCGGATTTCATCGCCCGCTATGGCGGCGAGGAATTCGCATTGATCCTGGTGGACGTGGAACCCGGCGACACCGCGGCGCTGGGGGAACGCCTGTTGCACGCCGTACGTGAAATGGTGGTACACCACCAGGATGTCGAGATCACGCTGACCTGCTCGATCGGGATTGCGGTCTGCACCCGCCAGGACACGGCGGAGAGCCTGCTGTGCCGGGCCGATCGGGCACTCTACCGCGCGAAACAGAACGGCCGCGACCGGGTGGAGCTCGGCACGGCAGAGCCCGACTGCCAGCTCCCGTCCTGA
- a CDS encoding GTPase, translating to MSRKTTVRILLAAAVFIGMLVLLAIVLGAAQFILALWRELQAAPAWAMVLVAGLALVLLGVGLWLAWRILRPVRVRTGKPARAYTEAELQAHLEAARAAGIDVETARRELEELARRRELETVHLAEQGEISSGKSSLINALLPGAQVDTDVIGGTTKAVQHYRWQRESGDAVLLIDVPGLNQMDGDYDPLVMDEAQRAHAVIFVCDGDLTRGEHQALQPLLALHKPLIVAFNKLDRYSSADRKLIRQRLSERFAGHPDVMIVGIATHPTRKVIRVGADGSEREEVQVLPPQIDELRAAVQSVLDRNMALLERLRDTAVFELAARKLDQAKAEHRVRESAALVRIYTRRAVAGGLAAISPGTDILIQGYLGTRMVKALCELYEVPAREIELNRLLNLSQQQVRTALPLLLAVAGNAAKAFPGVGTLAGGLMHAVAYGLIFDALGHAVIRTLETRGELRPAPTSLTFRDNLVTDVETRARKLLRLALDVRKEQDASDRDKQ from the coding sequence ATGTCCCGGAAAACCACTGTCAGAATCCTGCTCGCGGCTGCGGTCTTTATCGGCATGCTGGTGCTGCTGGCGATCGTGCTCGGCGCGGCACAGTTTATCCTGGCGCTGTGGCGCGAGCTGCAGGCGGCACCGGCCTGGGCGATGGTACTGGTGGCCGGTCTGGCGCTGGTACTGCTGGGGGTCGGGCTCTGGCTCGCCTGGCGCATCCTGCGGCCGGTCCGCGTGCGGACCGGGAAGCCGGCCCGGGCCTATACCGAGGCCGAGCTGCAGGCCCATCTGGAGGCGGCCCGGGCCGCCGGCATCGATGTGGAAACCGCGCGGCGCGAGCTGGAGGAACTGGCGCGCCGCCGTGAGCTGGAAACCGTGCATCTCGCCGAACAGGGCGAGATCAGCAGCGGCAAGAGCTCGCTGATCAACGCCCTGCTGCCGGGTGCGCAGGTGGACACCGACGTGATCGGCGGCACCACGAAGGCCGTGCAGCACTACCGCTGGCAGCGCGAGTCCGGCGACGCGGTGTTGTTGATCGATGTGCCGGGTCTGAACCAGATGGACGGCGACTACGACCCGCTGGTGATGGACGAGGCGCAGCGCGCGCATGCCGTGATCTTCGTCTGCGACGGCGACCTGACCCGCGGTGAGCACCAGGCGCTGCAGCCGCTGCTGGCGCTGCACAAACCGCTGATCGTCGCCTTCAACAAGCTGGACCGGTATTCGAGCGCCGACCGCAAGCTGATCCGTCAGCGCCTGAGCGAGCGCTTTGCCGGCCATCCGGATGTCATGATCGTCGGCATCGCCACGCATCCCACGCGCAAGGTCATCCGGGTCGGCGCGGACGGCAGCGAGCGGGAAGAGGTGCAGGTGCTGCCGCCGCAGATCGACGAACTGCGTGCCGCCGTGCAGTCCGTGCTCGACCGCAACATGGCACTGCTGGAACGGCTGCGCGATACCGCGGTGTTCGAGCTGGCCGCGCGCAAGCTGGACCAGGCGAAGGCAGAGCACCGGGTGCGGGAATCCGCGGCCCTGGTCAGGATATATACGCGGCGGGCCGTGGCGGGCGGGCTGGCGGCGATCAGCCCCGGCACCGACATCCTCATCCAGGGTTACCTCGGCACGCGGATGGTCAAGGCGCTGTGCGAGCTCTACGAGGTGCCGGCGCGCGAGATCGAGCTGAACCGGCTGCTGAACCTGTCGCAGCAACAGGTGCGCACGGCATTGCCGCTGCTGCTGGCCGTGGCCGGCAATGCCGCGAAGGCCTTCCCGGGCGTGGGCACGCTGGCCGGCGGCCTGATGCATGCCGTTGCCTACGGGCTGATCTTCGACGCGCTCGGCCATGCCGTGATCCGGACCCTGGAGACGCGCGGCGAACT